One genomic window of Sphingomonas sp. C3-2 includes the following:
- a CDS encoding amidohydrolase family protein: MNMGVPKDIRVIDTMLGIPTNENRSDWYSWFAQLLRDEESKAQFKMPAQYMFKDIPDIGKADDFVAWTVDQMERFNIEKALVGFNGDETSIRAKERFPDRFFFDLPIDPNGGMEEVRRIRQAHADFGIKAVSCFPAGTFPQVAIDHKYMFPIYAVCSELGLPILLNVGIPGPRIPMMNQRVELLDEICWFFPDLKIVMRHGAEPWEALAVKLMLKWPNLYYSTSAFAPKHYPKAIIDYANTRGADKIIYAGYFPMGLSLDRIFGDLENVPFKDAVWPKFLRENALKVFNLGE; encoded by the coding sequence ATGAACATGGGTGTTCCCAAGGATATTCGCGTTATCGATACGATGCTTGGCATCCCGACCAACGAGAATCGTTCCGATTGGTACAGCTGGTTCGCGCAACTCCTGCGGGACGAGGAAAGCAAGGCACAGTTCAAGATGCCTGCGCAGTACATGTTCAAGGACATTCCCGATATCGGCAAGGCCGACGATTTCGTCGCCTGGACGGTCGATCAGATGGAACGCTTCAACATCGAAAAGGCGCTGGTCGGCTTCAACGGCGATGAAACCTCGATCCGCGCCAAGGAACGCTTCCCCGATCGCTTCTTCTTCGATCTGCCGATCGATCCCAATGGCGGGATGGAAGAGGTGCGCCGCATCCGTCAGGCGCATGCCGATTTCGGGATCAAGGCGGTCAGCTGCTTCCCCGCGGGCACCTTCCCGCAGGTGGCGATCGACCATAAATACATGTTCCCGATCTATGCCGTCTGTTCGGAACTCGGCCTGCCGATCCTCCTCAATGTCGGCATTCCGGGGCCGCGCATCCCGATGATGAACCAGCGCGTCGAACTGCTCGACGAAATCTGCTGGTTCTTCCCCGATCTCAAGATCGTGATGCGTCACGGCGCGGAGCCGTGGGAGGCGCTTGCCGTCAAGCTGATGCTCAAATGGCCGAACCTCTATTATTCGACCAGCGCCTTTGCGCCGAAGCATTATCCGAAGGCGATCATCGACTACGCGAACACCCGCGGCGCCGACAAGATCATCTATGCCGGCTATTTCCCGATGGGCCTCAGCCTCGATCGCATCTTCGGCGATCTCGAGAACGTGCCCTTCAAGGACGCTGTCTGGCCGAAATTCCTGCGCGAAAATGCGCTCAAAGTATTCAACCTGGGAGAATGA
- a CDS encoding class I adenylate-forming enzyme family protein, whose protein sequence is MSGLTAPGAPFEIYEGAALGRPMRLFRHAPSNLQTLFTHTRRHADLPFLVEGDQALSYADTYHRIDALAAWLQAEYPDLRGQHVAIAMQNRIEWIVAFVAVVLVGAIPVLVNSRLSGAEMRSAADAVGVRLAFLDGRRIAALRDAGWGVPLIDLVDEWPAAAFAGKQPVVDLGAQSDDDAAILFTSGTTGDVKGVCLTHRALITGIMSVQLSGAMILHNMAKQYGLPPEQLLAAMPQPCNLLVQPLFHVSGLSLFLGGMASGGKLVVMQRWDPASALELIAREKITAFSGVPTMLWDVLNRAEIAGADISSVTSVSTGGQALPLNLISSILAACPKALLGSGYGLTETSGAVAMAVGEDFVGRPGSAGRLLELAEMRVVDGDGRTLPEGSVGEIVVRGPMVMRDYWSGGGVDADGWFATGDIGRVDDEGFVYIIDRKKDMIICGGENIYCAEIERVIGLIPEVLEVATFGVPDERLGERLVAQIVLPEGVVLPGVQIVEHVSAQLGAYKAPTEVRFQIEPLPRTGSGKINKLILRAQWPQAEGVE, encoded by the coding sequence ATGAGCGGTCTCACGGCGCCGGGGGCTCCGTTCGAAATCTATGAAGGCGCGGCGCTCGGGCGCCCGATGCGGCTGTTCCGGCATGCCCCATCGAATCTGCAAACCCTGTTCACGCATACGCGTCGACACGCCGATCTGCCCTTTCTCGTAGAGGGTGATCAGGCGCTCAGCTATGCCGATACCTATCACCGGATCGATGCGCTCGCCGCCTGGCTTCAGGCCGAATATCCCGATCTGCGCGGTCAGCACGTCGCCATCGCGATGCAGAACCGTATCGAATGGATCGTCGCCTTTGTCGCTGTCGTGCTGGTCGGGGCCATTCCGGTCCTGGTGAACAGCCGCTTGTCCGGCGCTGAAATGCGGTCGGCGGCGGACGCGGTCGGCGTCCGTCTCGCCTTTCTCGATGGCCGTCGCATCGCCGCGCTGCGCGACGCCGGCTGGGGAGTCCCGCTCATCGATCTCGTCGATGAATGGCCCGCCGCCGCGTTCGCGGGCAAGCAGCCGGTGGTTGATCTGGGTGCGCAGTCCGATGACGATGCCGCCATCCTGTTTACCTCGGGCACGACCGGGGACGTGAAGGGTGTCTGCCTCACCCACCGCGCGCTCATCACCGGGATCATGAGCGTCCAGCTGTCGGGTGCGATGATCCTGCATAACATGGCCAAGCAATATGGGCTTCCGCCCGAACAATTGCTCGCGGCCATGCCGCAGCCCTGCAATCTGCTGGTCCAGCCGCTCTTCCATGTCAGCGGGCTGTCGCTGTTCCTCGGCGGCATGGCCTCGGGCGGCAAGCTTGTCGTCATGCAGCGCTGGGATCCGGCCAGTGCGCTCGAACTGATCGCACGCGAAAAGATCACCGCTTTTTCGGGTGTGCCCACCATGTTGTGGGATGTCCTCAACCGCGCCGAAATCGCGGGCGCGGACATCTCCTCGGTCACGTCGGTGTCGACGGGCGGGCAGGCCTTGCCGCTCAACCTCATCTCCTCGATCCTCGCGGCTTGCCCCAAGGCGCTGCTGGGTTCGGGCTATGGGCTCACCGAAACCAGCGGCGCGGTCGCGATGGCGGTGGGCGAAGATTTCGTCGGCCGTCCGGGAAGCGCCGGGCGCTTGCTCGAACTCGCCGAAATGCGCGTCGTCGACGGCGATGGCCGTACGTTGCCCGAAGGCTCGGTGGGCGAGATCGTCGTGCGTGGGCCGATGGTCATGCGCGACTACTGGTCGGGTGGTGGCGTCGATGCCGATGGCTGGTTCGCAACCGGCGATATCGGCCGCGTCGATGACGAGGGCTTTGTCTATATCATCGACCGCAAGAAGGACATGATCATCTGCGGCGGCGAGAATATCTACTGCGCCGAGATCGAGCGTGTGATCGGGCTCATTCCCGAAGTCCTCGAAGTCGCCACCTTCGGTGTTCCTGATGAGCGTCTTGGTGAACGCTTGGTCGCGCAGATCGTGCTGCCCGAAGGCGTCGTGCTCCCGGGTGTCCAGATCGTCGAACATGTTTCCGCACAGCTGGGTGCCTACAAGGCTCCCACCGAAGTCCGTTTCCAGATCGAGCCACTGCCCCGGACCGGTTCCGGCAAGATCAACAAGCTGATCCTCCGGGCCCAGTGGCCGCAAGCAGAAGGAGTAGAATGA
- a CDS encoding SDR family NAD(P)-dependent oxidoreductase: MADSGIAIVTGASRGAGKGIALGLGEKGMTVYVTGRSTETGSAKGWDGTALPGTVYETAEAVTAAGGKGIPVICDHANDEQVAALFAQVKKDSGRLDILVNNATYMHPQLIEQLPFWEKDLGAAGILDVGLRSAYVASWHAARIMVEQKKGLIAFGSSFGATCYMHGPAYGAQKAGLDKFAHDMAVDLKPHGVRAVSIWMGPLLTERALIAAEVNQEQYKDFIATAETPNFTGHIVHAIANDPEGDDLSGRTLIGAEIAQRYGITDRGGKVPPSYREMLGSPNDLNPAIVY, from the coding sequence GTGGCAGATTCCGGCATTGCAATCGTAACCGGCGCCAGCCGTGGCGCGGGCAAGGGTATTGCGCTCGGCCTGGGTGAAAAGGGCATGACGGTGTACGTCACGGGCCGCAGCACCGAAACCGGTTCGGCCAAGGGCTGGGACGGCACCGCGCTTCCGGGCACCGTCTATGAAACCGCCGAGGCGGTCACCGCCGCCGGCGGCAAGGGCATTCCGGTGATCTGCGATCACGCCAATGACGAACAGGTCGCCGCGCTGTTCGCGCAGGTGAAGAAGGATTCGGGCCGCCTCGACATCCTCGTCAACAACGCCACCTATATGCACCCGCAGCTGATCGAACAGCTTCCCTTCTGGGAAAAGGATCTTGGCGCGGCGGGTATCCTCGATGTCGGCCTGCGCTCGGCCTATGTTGCCAGCTGGCATGCCGCCAGGATCATGGTTGAACAGAAAAAGGGCCTGATCGCATTCGGGTCGTCGTTCGGCGCCACCTGCTATATGCACGGCCCGGCTTATGGCGCGCAAAAGGCGGGTCTCGACAAGTTCGCGCACGACATGGCCGTCGATCTCAAACCGCACGGCGTCCGCGCCGTGTCGATCTGGATGGGGCCGCTCCTGACCGAGCGCGCGCTGATCGCCGCCGAGGTGAATCAGGAACAATATAAGGACTTCATCGCCACTGCCGAGACGCCCAATTTCACCGGGCACATCGTCCATGCGATCGCCAACGATCCCGAGGGCGACGATCTGTCGGGGCGTACGCTGATCGGCGCGGAAATCGCTCAGCGCTATGGCATCACCGATCGCGGTGGCAAGGTGCCCCCCTCGTACCGCGAGATGCTGGGCAGCCCGAACGACCTCAATCCGGCCATCGTCTACTGA